One genomic segment of Aquipluma nitroreducens includes these proteins:
- a CDS encoding endo-1,4-beta-xylanase, with protein sequence MKIEHIIAVTALVLLTSLQTKAQKTLAEATKGKFLFGVAVNPQQVNGVNPVETELIAKEFSAIVPENCMKPQPIHPEENRYNWDDADKFVAFGEKNKQAVTGHCLMWHSQIGRWFFVDAEGKDVSPEVLKERMHQHISTVVGRYKGRIKGWDVVNEAFEDNGTYRNSKFYQILGKDFIKYAFQFAHEADPDAELYYNDYNVETPAKCDAIVELVKELKAAGCRIDAVGSQAHMHMNSPTLEAAEASFKKLKDAGVHILITEWDISILPSPYDGANIAANFKYSKEMDPYREAIPDSIQQKWNKRMLDMFGLFLKYDDVVDRVTVWGLSDNTTWLNNFPIRGRKDYPVLFDRNNQRKPVVDEMIKMAKKYKK encoded by the coding sequence ATGAAAATCGAACATATTATTGCAGTTACGGCTTTGGTGTTACTAACATCCTTACAAACAAAAGCACAAAAAACGTTGGCAGAAGCTACCAAAGGTAAATTTTTGTTTGGGGTAGCTGTCAATCCGCAGCAAGTCAATGGCGTTAATCCAGTAGAAACGGAACTTATCGCAAAAGAATTCAGTGCCATTGTTCCTGAAAACTGTATGAAACCACAGCCTATCCATCCGGAAGAAAACCGGTACAATTGGGATGATGCCGATAAATTTGTGGCCTTTGGTGAAAAAAATAAACAGGCTGTTACCGGTCACTGCCTGATGTGGCATTCCCAAATTGGCAGATGGTTCTTCGTTGATGCAGAAGGGAAAGATGTATCCCCTGAAGTTCTGAAAGAACGTATGCATCAGCACATTTCTACCGTTGTTGGCCGCTACAAAGGTCGCATTAAAGGCTGGGACGTGGTAAACGAAGCTTTTGAAGACAACGGCACCTACCGGAACAGCAAATTTTACCAGATTCTGGGCAAGGATTTCATCAAATATGCCTTCCAGTTTGCTCATGAGGCCGACCCTGATGCCGAATTGTACTACAACGATTACAATGTGGAAACTCCGGCCAAATGCGATGCAATCGTTGAATTGGTCAAAGAACTCAAGGCTGCCGGCTGCCGGATTGATGCCGTTGGTTCGCAAGCACACATGCACATGAATTCACCGACACTAGAAGCTGCGGAAGCCAGCTTTAAAAAGCTCAAAGATGCAGGTGTACATATCCTGATAACAGAATGGGACATTTCAATTCTTCCAAGTCCATATGATGGGGCAAACATTGCTGCTAATTTCAAGTATTCGAAGGAAATGGATCCATACCGTGAAGCGATACCCGACTCAATTCAGCAGAAATGGAATAAACGCATGTTGGACATGTTCGGTCTTTTCCTGAAATACGACGATGTGGTTGATCGTGTAACGGTTTGGGGTTTGAGCGATAACACAACCTGGCTGAATAATTTTCCGATCCGGGGTAGAAAAGATTATCCAGTGCTTTTCGACCGCAATAACCAACGCAAGCCGGTAGTTGACGAAATGATTAAAATGGCAAAAAAATACAAAAAATGA
- a CDS encoding glycoside hydrolase family 43 protein: protein MKKSKYLVENDFMADPAVHVFEGKLYIYPSHDRESGIPENDNGDHFDMNDYHVFSTSDIENEPLTDHGVVLKVSDIAWAGRQLWDCDVAYKNGKYFMYYPLKDKTDIFRLGVAISDSPAGPFIPQPDPIRGSYSIDPAIFEDTDGTHYMYFGGLWGGQLQRYKDNKALESAYLPSGDELALPSRVVRLSDDMLGFAEEPRPVTILNQDGTPMKAGQTNRFFEASWMHLYKGKYYFSYSTGDTHLLCYAIGDNPYGPFTYQGVILTPVVGWTTHHAIAEFKGKWYLFHHDSVPSGGRTWLRSLKVVEIEYNEDGTIKTIEGGGE, encoded by the coding sequence ATGAAAAAGTCGAAATATTTAGTTGAAAACGACTTTATGGCCGATCCGGCTGTTCATGTCTTTGAAGGGAAACTCTACATTTATCCTTCCCACGATCGCGAATCAGGAATTCCTGAAAACGACAATGGCGATCATTTCGACATGAATGATTACCATGTGTTCTCCACTTCGGATATTGAAAATGAGCCGTTGACAGACCACGGTGTTGTGCTTAAGGTAAGCGACATTGCCTGGGCTGGACGTCAGTTGTGGGATTGCGACGTGGCTTACAAAAACGGAAAATACTTTATGTACTATCCGTTGAAGGACAAAACCGATATTTTCCGTTTGGGCGTGGCTATTTCCGATAGCCCGGCAGGCCCGTTTATTCCACAGCCCGATCCAATCCGCGGAAGTTATAGCATCGACCCTGCCATATTTGAAGATACCGATGGAACTCATTACATGTATTTCGGCGGTTTGTGGGGAGGCCAGTTGCAACGATACAAAGACAACAAAGCGTTGGAAAGCGCTTATTTGCCTTCAGGAGATGAATTGGCATTGCCATCGCGCGTAGTTCGTTTGTCGGACGACATGCTGGGTTTTGCTGAAGAACCACGGCCTGTAACTATCCTGAATCAGGATGGAACTCCGATGAAAGCCGGACAAACCAACCGTTTCTTCGAAGCCTCCTGGATGCATCTCTATAAAGGGAAATATTACTTCTCCTATTCAACGGGCGATACGCATTTGTTGTGCTATGCCATTGGTGATAATCCTTACGGGCCATTTACTTATCAGGGTGTGATTCTGACTCCTGTCGTTGGTTGGACAACACATCACGCCATTGCTGAGTTCAAAGGGAAGTGGTACTTGTTTCATCACGACTCAGTTCCTTCAGGAGGAAGAACCTGGCTGCGAAGCCTGAAAGTGGTTGAGATCGAATACAACGAAGACGGAACAATTAAAACCATTGAAGGGGGTGGTGAATAG
- a CDS encoding alpha amylase C-terminal domain-containing protein — protein sequence MKLPNLIKNDSYLEPFTSIIIDRLQTAKDKEQEILRGQSLSDFAQGHKWYGLHREKNQWVIRDWAPNATEIYLIGEFNNWQELPEYAFNFTGSGNWELRLSQEKMSHGDLFAFSIYWEGGQGKRIPAWANRVVQDDYTKIFNAQVWAPEKEFKWKHSKFQRSAEAPLIYEAHIGMAGEDARVHTYNEFRTNILPRIQQAGYNTIQLMAIPEHPYYGSFGYHVSSFFAPSSRFGTPEELKQLVDEAHGMGILVIIDLVHSHAVKNEVEGLGKYDGTRWQFFHDGPKGEHPAWDSYCFNYGKTEVIHFLLSNIRYWLEDFRFDGFRFDGVTSMLYFDHGLGKAFTCYDDYFNAGLDQEAFSYFIMANRLIHEINPNALSIAEEMSGLPGLATSYNDGGLGFDYRMAMGVPDFWIKLIKEVSDEKWDVGNIFYELTSKRMDEKVVSYAESHDQALVGDKTIIFRLIDKEMYFSMRKDQPNLAVERGIALHKMIRLATLSCAGGAYLNFMGNEFGHPEWIDFPREGNNWSYAHTRRLWSLEDNKELKYCWLSDFDREMIAMAKKDKLIETPEVNWVHDHKENEVLAYTRGKYLFVFNFHPTQSLVDYGIPLEASKYKIVLNTDEDRFGGQNRIDNQLIYGTHPSGDANSQHYLLLYLPARTALVLKKQGK from the coding sequence ATGAAACTTCCAAATTTAATCAAAAACGATAGTTACCTCGAACCGTTCACTTCGATCATCATCGATAGGTTGCAGACTGCGAAAGATAAGGAACAAGAGATTCTGCGAGGTCAAAGTTTGAGTGATTTTGCTCAGGGGCATAAGTGGTATGGACTACATCGCGAAAAGAACCAATGGGTTATACGCGACTGGGCTCCAAATGCCACTGAAATATACCTGATTGGTGAGTTTAACAACTGGCAGGAGCTGCCTGAATACGCATTTAATTTCACCGGATCAGGTAACTGGGAGCTTCGGCTTTCTCAAGAAAAGATGAGCCATGGTGATTTATTCGCCTTTTCGATTTATTGGGAAGGCGGTCAGGGCAAACGAATTCCGGCCTGGGCAAACCGGGTAGTTCAGGACGATTATACCAAGATTTTTAATGCTCAGGTTTGGGCTCCCGAAAAAGAGTTCAAATGGAAACATTCCAAATTTCAGCGGTCGGCAGAGGCTCCTTTGATTTACGAAGCGCACATTGGAATGGCTGGAGAAGATGCCCGAGTACATACCTACAATGAATTCCGGACGAATATTTTGCCACGTATTCAGCAGGCAGGATACAATACCATTCAACTCATGGCTATTCCTGAACATCCATACTACGGAAGTTTTGGTTACCATGTGTCAAGCTTTTTTGCTCCCTCGTCGCGGTTTGGTACTCCGGAAGAACTGAAACAATTGGTTGATGAAGCGCACGGAATGGGCATATTGGTTATTATCGATTTGGTGCATTCGCACGCTGTGAAAAATGAGGTGGAAGGATTGGGAAAATACGACGGAACACGCTGGCAGTTTTTCCATGACGGGCCAAAAGGCGAGCATCCTGCCTGGGATTCGTATTGTTTTAACTACGGAAAAACAGAAGTCATTCATTTTCTCCTTTCGAATATACGTTACTGGCTCGAAGACTTCAGGTTCGATGGTTTTCGTTTCGATGGTGTAACCAGCATGCTGTATTTCGACCATGGTTTAGGAAAGGCTTTCACTTGTTACGACGATTATTTCAATGCCGGACTCGATCAGGAAGCATTTTCTTATTTCATCATGGCTAACCGGTTAATTCACGAGATAAACCCAAATGCACTTTCGATTGCTGAAGAAATGAGTGGATTGCCAGGGTTGGCAACTTCTTATAATGATGGAGGACTGGGTTTCGACTACCGCATGGCAATGGGTGTTCCTGATTTCTGGATCAAGCTGATTAAAGAAGTTTCGGACGAGAAATGGGATGTCGGGAACATTTTTTATGAACTGACATCGAAACGGATGGACGAAAAAGTAGTCAGTTATGCCGAATCGCACGATCAGGCGTTGGTGGGTGATAAAACTATTATTTTCCGACTGATTGATAAAGAAATGTACTTCAGCATGCGCAAAGATCAGCCTAATTTGGCTGTAGAGCGCGGCATTGCTTTGCATAAAATGATTCGCCTAGCAACTTTATCGTGCGCTGGTGGTGCCTATCTCAATTTCATGGGCAATGAATTTGGGCATCCGGAGTGGATCGATTTTCCGAGGGAAGGAAATAACTGGTCGTATGCCCATACCCGGAGATTGTGGAGTCTGGAAGATAATAAAGAGTTGAAATACTGTTGGTTGTCGGATTTTGATCGCGAAATGATTGCCATGGCCAAAAAGGACAAGCTGATCGAAACACCAGAAGTGAATTGGGTGCACGACCATAAAGAGAATGAGGTACTTGCCTACACACGGGGAAAGTATCTTTTTGTATTCAATTTCCATCCAACACAATCGCTGGTCGATTATGGAATTCCGTTGGAAGCTTCGAAATATAAAATTGTGCTGAATACCGACGAAGATCGTTTTGGCGGTCAAAACCGGATTGATAATCAACTGATTTATGGCACTCATCCATCCGGCGATGCAAATAGTCAGCATTATTTATTGCTTTATTTGCCTGCCCGAACGGCGCTAGTTTTAAAGAAGCAGGGGAAATAG
- a CDS encoding GSCFA domain-containing protein, with translation MRFFTEIQIPEFPDQMDYSKSMMFLGSCFSENIGQKLIDLKFDVDMNPFGILYNPESIANSLRILLEKRVFTEDDLFQDQGLWNSFYHHSRFSDVDRDSALEKINKRISSSNEFLKRADFLVITFGTAWVYELRKTGQIVSNCHKIPAAEFKRFRLGVFEVTNVYRELLEQIWKFNPDLKVIFTVSPIRHWKDGAIENQLSKATLLLAIDNLIKGFGDKSCSYFPSYEIVMDELRDYRFYADDMLHISPVAVDYIFERFSKAAITGASRDISKSMLKINKAMSHRPVNPNTTEFKKFLEQTLALINRMSEQFPIVNLNAERNYFEQELEKL, from the coding sequence ATGCGGTTTTTTACCGAAATACAAATTCCTGAATTTCCCGATCAAATGGATTATTCGAAGAGCATGATGTTTTTGGGATCGTGCTTTTCGGAGAACATCGGGCAGAAATTAATTGATCTGAAGTTCGATGTGGATATGAATCCGTTTGGAATTTTATACAATCCGGAATCGATTGCCAACAGCCTTCGGATATTGCTCGAAAAGCGGGTTTTTACTGAAGATGATCTTTTTCAGGATCAAGGTTTGTGGAATAGTTTTTATCATCACAGCCGTTTTTCGGATGTAGATCGGGATTCGGCTCTCGAAAAAATAAACAAACGTATTTCAAGCTCCAACGAATTTCTGAAAAGAGCTGATTTTTTGGTCATCACTTTCGGAACAGCCTGGGTTTACGAACTCAGGAAGACCGGACAAATTGTTTCAAATTGCCATAAAATTCCTGCCGCGGAGTTTAAGCGATTCCGGCTCGGTGTATTTGAGGTTACCAATGTTTACCGCGAATTGCTGGAGCAAATCTGGAAGTTTAATCCGGATTTAAAAGTAATTTTTACGGTAAGTCCGATCCGCCACTGGAAAGATGGCGCGATCGAAAATCAGCTCAGCAAAGCAACGCTTTTACTGGCCATCGATAATTTGATCAAAGGATTTGGCGACAAAAGTTGTTCGTACTTTCCATCCTATGAAATCGTGATGGACGAGCTGCGCGATTATCGCTTTTATGCTGACGACATGTTGCATATAAGTCCGGTGGCTGTTGATTACATCTTTGAACGGTTTAGCAAAGCTGCCATTACCGGTGCGAGCCGCGATATTTCGAAAAGTATGCTGAAGATTAATAAAGCAATGTCTCACCGTCCGGTTAACCCAAACACGACCGAATTTAAAAAGTTTCTGGAGCAAACCCTGGCTCTTATCAATCGAATGAGCGAACAGTTTCCAATCGTCAACCTGAATGCAGAACGAAATTATTTTGAGCAGGAACTGGAAAAACTTTAG
- a CDS encoding glycosyltransferase family 4 protein has protein sequence MKVLMFGWEFPPHISGGLGTACYGLTKGLAQLKDVEVTFVVPKAWGDEDRSNINLLGADQIPVVHQQIQFDNARSKVEYYELQSGLIPYLGTSEFDELKSEISSGEKQLIELTPEGKFVFSGDYGQNLFQEIANYTLIAGKLAREIDFDVIHVHDWMCFQAGMAVKRVSGKPLVVHVHSTEFDRSGSSVNPAICAIEKEGLDAADKIITVSNLTRSVVIEKYNIIPEKVITVYNAVEPVRSGDAKTSREYTNDKVVSFLGRITMQKGPEYFVEAASLVLQKMRNVRFVMAGKGDLLNEMKQKVSALDISSYFHFPGFVGESEIAELFQASDVFVMPSVSEPFGIVTLEAMQAGVPVVISKQSGVSEVVQNAIKVDYWDIQAMADAIYTLLINQEYGIRLGEKGKKEADKLIWKNVASEVNRTYLKLLEVKPKHN, from the coding sequence ATGAAGGTTTTAATGTTTGGATGGGAATTTCCGCCTCACATATCGGGTGGGTTGGGAACAGCCTGTTATGGTTTGACCAAAGGCCTGGCTCAACTCAAAGATGTTGAGGTGACCTTTGTCGTGCCGAAAGCATGGGGCGACGAAGATCGTTCGAATATTAATTTGCTGGGAGCCGATCAAATTCCTGTTGTTCATCAACAAATCCAGTTTGACAATGCCCGGTCGAAGGTTGAATATTACGAGCTTCAATCTGGTTTAATTCCCTATTTGGGAACTTCCGAATTTGATGAGTTGAAATCGGAAATCTCTTCCGGAGAAAAGCAGTTGATCGAATTGACTCCTGAAGGAAAGTTTGTTTTTAGTGGCGATTATGGTCAAAACCTTTTTCAGGAGATCGCTAATTACACACTTATTGCTGGGAAACTTGCCCGAGAAATTGATTTCGATGTGATTCATGTTCACGACTGGATGTGCTTTCAGGCTGGGATGGCCGTTAAACGCGTTTCGGGCAAACCACTTGTTGTGCATGTTCATTCAACCGAATTCGATCGATCAGGAAGTTCGGTCAATCCAGCCATTTGTGCTATCGAGAAGGAAGGATTGGATGCCGCTGACAAAATTATCACGGTCAGTAATTTAACCCGGTCTGTCGTCATTGAAAAATATAATATCATTCCGGAGAAGGTAATCACAGTTTATAATGCGGTGGAGCCTGTTCGTTCTGGAGACGCAAAAACTTCCAGGGAATATACGAACGATAAAGTTGTGAGTTTCCTGGGGCGGATAACCATGCAGAAAGGCCCTGAATATTTTGTCGAAGCTGCCAGTCTGGTACTTCAGAAAATGCGAAACGTTCGTTTTGTGATGGCTGGCAAAGGCGATTTATTAAACGAAATGAAGCAAAAAGTATCCGCATTGGATATTTCATCTTATTTCCATTTTCCGGGTTTTGTGGGCGAAAGCGAAATTGCTGAACTATTTCAAGCAAGCGATGTTTTTGTTATGCCTTCGGTATCGGAACCATTCGGAATTGTCACACTTGAGGCGATGCAGGCTGGGGTACCGGTGGTGATTTCAAAACAATCGGGTGTGTCGGAGGTGGTACAAAATGCGATTAAAGTTGATTATTGGGATATTCAGGCAATGGCTGACGCTATTTACACTTTGCTGATTAATCAGGAATATGGCATACGCTTAGGCGAGAAGGGGAAAAAGGAAGCCGACAAACTAATCTGGAAAAATGTTGCATCGGAAGTGAATAGAACATATCTCAAGCTCCTTGAGGTTAAGCCAAAACATAATTAA
- the glgP gene encoding alpha-glucan family phosphorylase, producing the protein MEQPNWKKLFVESNIPEKLTPLKEISRNLWWVWNTEARELFQYIDAEIWEECEHNPIVLLDEVNYQRFLELEKDEEFLFKMNHVSSLLHKYLDDRKVLKGPSVAYFSMEYGLHDSLKIFSGGLGILAGDYLKEASDSKVDLVGVGLLYRYGYFRQNISITGEQLSNYDAQQFSKIPVQPAYDADGNWIHVQVQYPGREISAQVWQVSIGSIKLFLLDADFEANSDEDRFVTHHLYGGDNENRLKQEMLLGLGGIRALKKLGYSMDIYHCNEGHAAMIGLERMADFVSEKGLTYPEAKEVVRVSTLFTTHTPVPAGHDSFYQDMFKHYMHEYPGKVGISWDEFCNLGKANPFEDHFNMSYLACNLSQGINGVSMLHGEVSKEVLSPLYEGFLPEELEVGYVTNGVHYATWAAKEWKEMHLKYFGRSFPENQLDFDLWEKIYKVPDEEIWNLKQSMRLKTIGYIKQRFTNTWIKRHENPKMISEVLGKLNPYALTIGFARRFATYKRAHLLFRNLDRLSKLVNDPARPVQFIFAGKAHPADKAGQDLIKYIVEISKRPEFIGKILFVQNYDMNLAKMMLQGVDIWMNTPTRPLEASGTSGEKGVMNGTIHFSVLDGWWVEGYKKDAGWALPQDNAYEINDLQDELDAETIYNIFEEEILPAFYDRNINGIPEKWVSYIKNTFAQVSPNFTTARMIRDYQDRFYKPQAERSARLIDKDYNLAKEIAKWKSGVSAVWDQIEVKNVQITDGITNVLKIGEVYPARVVVDIKGLKPEDLSVEMVITENGKDTRPTLIECLPFTVEKAEGQLITYKLDLNLMNAGAFGYAIRILPNHPELPHRQDFHHMKWVQ; encoded by the coding sequence ATGGAACAACCAAACTGGAAAAAACTATTTGTAGAGTCAAATATTCCTGAAAAGCTGACTCCACTCAAAGAAATAAGCCGCAATCTGTGGTGGGTATGGAATACCGAGGCTCGCGAATTGTTTCAGTACATTGATGCTGAAATATGGGAAGAGTGTGAGCACAATCCAATTGTGTTGCTTGATGAGGTGAATTATCAGCGTTTTTTGGAGCTTGAAAAAGATGAAGAGTTTTTGTTTAAAATGAATCACGTCTCTTCTCTGTTACACAAATATCTTGATGATCGTAAAGTTTTGAAAGGGCCTTCAGTGGCTTATTTCAGCATGGAATACGGCTTGCACGACAGTCTGAAAATCTTTTCGGGAGGACTTGGAATTCTGGCAGGTGACTACCTGAAAGAAGCAAGCGATTCGAAAGTAGATTTGGTTGGAGTTGGGCTGCTTTACCGTTATGGTTATTTCCGCCAGAATATTTCGATTACCGGGGAGCAGTTGTCAAATTATGATGCTCAACAGTTCTCTAAAATACCAGTACAGCCGGCCTATGATGCAGATGGAAACTGGATACATGTTCAGGTTCAATATCCTGGTCGCGAAATTTCTGCCCAGGTTTGGCAAGTATCTATCGGATCGATTAAACTGTTTTTGTTGGATGCTGATTTTGAGGCAAATTCGGATGAGGATCGTTTTGTAACGCACCATTTGTATGGCGGCGATAACGAAAATCGCTTGAAACAGGAAATGCTTCTTGGACTTGGTGGTATTCGTGCTCTGAAGAAACTGGGTTATTCAATGGATATTTATCATTGCAACGAAGGTCATGCCGCAATGATCGGTCTGGAACGTATGGCTGATTTTGTTTCTGAAAAGGGGCTTACCTATCCGGAAGCCAAAGAAGTTGTGAGAGTTTCAACTTTATTTACAACGCATACACCGGTTCCTGCCGGCCACGATTCGTTTTATCAGGACATGTTTAAACATTATATGCATGAATATCCCGGAAAAGTTGGCATTAGCTGGGACGAATTCTGCAATTTGGGGAAAGCAAATCCATTCGAGGATCACTTCAACATGAGCTATCTGGCCTGCAACTTATCGCAGGGAATAAACGGAGTAAGCATGCTTCATGGCGAAGTTTCGAAAGAAGTGCTGAGTCCGTTATACGAAGGATTTTTGCCTGAGGAACTCGAAGTTGGATATGTAACCAACGGTGTTCATTATGCGACCTGGGCTGCCAAAGAATGGAAAGAAATGCATCTGAAATATTTCGGCAGGAGTTTTCCTGAAAATCAGCTTGATTTCGATTTGTGGGAAAAGATTTACAAAGTTCCGGATGAGGAAATCTGGAATTTAAAACAGAGCATGCGTTTAAAAACGATCGGATACATCAAACAAAGGTTTACAAACACCTGGATTAAAAGGCACGAAAACCCTAAAATGATTTCTGAAGTTTTAGGAAAGCTCAATCCATACGCCTTAACAATTGGTTTCGCCCGCCGTTTTGCAACCTACAAAAGAGCCCATTTGTTGTTCCGGAATCTGGATCGTTTATCAAAATTGGTTAATGATCCTGCACGTCCGGTTCAGTTTATTTTTGCCGGAAAAGCACATCCTGCCGATAAGGCTGGTCAGGACCTGATCAAATACATTGTTGAGATTTCGAAACGGCCTGAGTTTATTGGGAAGATCTTGTTTGTTCAGAATTACGATATGAATCTGGCTAAGATGATGTTACAGGGCGTTGATATCTGGATGAATACGCCAACACGACCATTGGAAGCATCGGGTACCAGTGGAGAAAAGGGTGTGATGAACGGAACAATTCACTTTTCGGTTCTCGATGGCTGGTGGGTTGAAGGGTATAAAAAAGATGCCGGTTGGGCGCTTCCACAGGATAATGCTTACGAAATTAACGACCTTCAGGATGAATTGGATGCTGAAACCATTTACAACATATTTGAAGAAGAAATATTGCCGGCTTTCTACGATCGCAATATCAATGGAATTCCTGAAAAATGGGTATCCTACATCAAAAACACATTTGCACAGGTTTCACCTAATTTCACTACAGCACGTATGATCCGCGATTATCAGGATCGGTTCTATAAGCCACAGGCCGAACGCTCCGCTAGGTTAATTGACAAAGATTATAACCTGGCGAAGGAAATTGCCAAGTGGAAATCAGGCGTTTCTGCGGTTTGGGATCAGATTGAAGTGAAAAATGTTCAGATTACCGATGGAATTACCAATGTTCTGAAAATTGGAGAGGTGTATCCTGCACGGGTTGTAGTTGATATTAAAGGCTTAAAACCTGAAGATTTAAGTGTTGAAATGGTAATTACTGAAAATGGAAAAGATACCAGACCTACTTTGATTGAATGTTTGCCATTTACGGTTGAAAAAGCTGAAGGGCAGCTGATTACCTATAAGTTGGATTTAAATCTGATGAATGCTGGAGCATTTGGCTATGCAATTCGTATCCTGCCAAATCATCCTGAATTACCACATCGTCAGGATTTCCATCATATGAAATGGGTTCAGTAA
- a CDS encoding DMT family transporter — protein sequence MQTTFLAIVASLLWSSAFVGIKIGLRYQTPLQFAGIRFMISGLILLPVIGNFRKFSKEVKENFGYVFLISFLQVVLQYTFFYLGISLVPASISAMIVGSGPLFVALVAHFSIADDRMSWVKSISILLGIAGVAVITLGRESLPSGAEIAFLGVVYLLLNNLTSGITNVIIARKRQTISPLILTSSSLFIGGLAMFLISIPIEGFSERSFPPEYFVSLAWLSFLSAAAISIWNTLLRRPGVKVSELNIWKFLIPVAGAVLSWIILPNESADVVSVLGMILIALSLLILNLPIRRRN from the coding sequence TTGCAAACAACTTTTTTGGCTATTGTCGCAAGTTTGTTGTGGTCTTCGGCTTTCGTGGGTATAAAAATTGGATTACGGTATCAAACTCCACTTCAGTTTGCCGGTATCCGATTCATGATTTCCGGCCTGATCCTTCTTCCTGTAATCGGAAATTTTCGAAAATTCAGTAAAGAAGTAAAAGAAAACTTCGGATATGTTTTTCTGATTTCTTTTTTGCAAGTTGTACTTCAATATACATTTTTCTATTTAGGCATAAGCCTGGTTCCTGCTTCAATTTCTGCCATGATTGTTGGTTCAGGACCTTTATTTGTTGCTCTTGTGGCTCACTTTTCTATTGCTGACGACCGCATGAGTTGGGTTAAATCGATCAGTATTTTACTTGGAATTGCTGGAGTTGCAGTAATTACACTGGGGCGAGAAAGTCTTCCTTCCGGAGCCGAAATCGCTTTTCTCGGAGTGGTTTATCTGCTGCTGAATAATTTAACTTCAGGAATAACCAACGTGATTATTGCCCGCAAACGGCAAACAATTTCTCCGTTAATTTTAACCTCATCATCTCTTTTTATTGGCGGACTCGCTATGTTTTTAATTTCTATCCCCATTGAGGGATTTTCTGAGCGGTCGTTTCCACCTGAATATTTTGTTTCACTGGCTTGGCTCAGCTTTTTATCGGCAGCAGCCATTTCCATTTGGAATACGTTATTGCGTCGTCCGGGAGTTAAGGTCTCCGAACTTAATATTTGGAAATTTTTGATTCCTGTTGCCGGAGCAGTTCTGAGCTGGATTATTCTTCCAAACGAATCAGCCGACGTGGTCTCCGTTTTGGGTATGATACTGATTGCCCTTTCTTTGTTAATTCTGAATTTGCCCATCAGGAGAAGAAATTAA